One stretch of Xanthomonas sp. DAR 35659 DNA includes these proteins:
- a CDS encoding TetR/AcrR family transcriptional regulator codes for MPADTSRPTAPHRPRLTGNKVPAQHRATETYEQILSVTAQLLGDVGVERLSTNLVCARAGLTPPALYRYFPNKYALLSELGRRLMQRQNALIPKWITLSAMSGTREELQRALAGLVLDTYRVTKATEGGVWVLRALRAVPALQQVRLDSHAQVTKGQVRFLSEAFPDADPRQLRLVSRIVVDLIYATVELLFDTRLSARAVADTVAAMIASHIEQLRDGASTG; via the coding sequence ATGCCCGCCGACACGTCGCGTCCCACCGCACCGCACCGCCCGCGCCTGACCGGGAACAAGGTGCCGGCCCAGCATCGCGCGACCGAGACCTACGAACAGATCCTCTCGGTCACCGCGCAACTGCTCGGCGACGTCGGCGTGGAGCGGCTGTCCACCAACCTGGTGTGCGCGCGTGCCGGGCTGACGCCGCCGGCGCTGTACCGCTACTTCCCCAACAAGTACGCGCTGCTGTCGGAACTGGGCCGGCGGCTGATGCAGCGGCAGAACGCGCTCATCCCCAAGTGGATCACCCTGTCGGCGATGAGCGGCACGCGCGAGGAGTTGCAGCGCGCGCTGGCCGGGCTGGTGCTGGATACCTACCGCGTCACCAAGGCGACCGAGGGTGGGGTGTGGGTGTTGCGCGCGCTGCGCGCGGTGCCGGCGCTGCAGCAGGTGCGCCTGGACTCGCATGCGCAGGTCACCAAGGGCCAGGTGCGCTTCCTCAGCGAGGCCTTCCCCGACGCCGACCCGCGCCAACTGCGGCTGGTCAGCCGCATCGTGGTCGACCTGATCTACGCGACCGTGGAGTTGCTGTTCGACACCCGCCTGAGCGCCCGCGCGGTAGCCGACACGGTGGCGGCGATGATCGCCAGCCACATCGAGCAACTGCGCGATGGAGCGTCGACTGGATGA
- a CDS encoding SDR family oxidoreductase, giving the protein MRIFLTGATGFIGSALVPELLQAGHRVLGMTRSETGAQALRAAGAEVHHGTLEDPDSLARGAAQADAVIHAAFDHDFSNFAANCEKDKRAIAALGAALKGSDRPLLITSGTAVGIGEHGGLASEDIFNAKHASPRIGSEQAGNALLEAGVNVSVMRLPQIHNPFRQGLITPLAAIARDKGVVAYVGDGGNRWAAGHLSDAVRLYRHAIEKAQPGARYHAVGEEGVRSRAIAEALGRGLKLPVLSIAPGEAAAHFGWMAMFVQFDMPASSALTQARLGWTPTGPTLIADLDEGRFVTEL; this is encoded by the coding sequence ATGCGTATCTTTCTGACGGGCGCGACCGGCTTCATCGGCTCGGCCCTGGTTCCCGAACTGCTGCAGGCCGGCCATCGCGTGCTCGGCATGACGCGATCGGAGACCGGCGCGCAGGCGCTGCGCGCGGCCGGCGCCGAGGTCCACCACGGGACGCTGGAGGATCCGGACAGCCTGGCGCGGGGTGCGGCCCAGGCCGATGCCGTGATCCATGCGGCGTTCGACCACGATTTCAGCAACTTCGCCGCCAACTGCGAGAAGGACAAGCGCGCGATCGCGGCGCTCGGCGCGGCGCTGAAGGGCTCCGATCGTCCGCTGCTGATCACCTCCGGCACCGCGGTGGGCATCGGCGAGCACGGCGGGCTGGCCAGCGAGGACATCTTCAACGCCAAGCACGCCAGTCCGCGCATCGGCTCCGAACAGGCCGGCAACGCCTTGCTCGAGGCCGGCGTCAATGTCTCGGTGATGCGGCTGCCGCAGATCCATAACCCGTTTCGGCAAGGGCTGATCACGCCGCTGGCGGCGATCGCGCGCGACAAGGGCGTGGTGGCCTATGTCGGCGACGGCGGCAACCGCTGGGCCGCCGGCCATCTGTCCGATGCGGTGCGGCTCTATCGCCATGCGATCGAGAAAGCGCAACCGGGCGCGCGCTATCACGCGGTCGGCGAGGAAGGCGTGCGCAGCCGCGCGATCGCCGAGGCGCTCGGGCGCGGGCTGAAGCTGCCGGTGCTGTCGATCGCGCCGGGCGAGGCGGCCGCGCATTTCGGCTGGATGGCGATGTTCGTGCAATTCGACATGCCCGCCTCGAGCGCGCTGACGCAAGCCAGGCTCGGCTGGACGCCGACCGGCCCCACGCTGATCGCCGATCTCGACGAGGGCAGGTTCGTCACCGAGCTCTGA
- a CDS encoding MarR family winged helix-turn-helix transcriptional regulator produces the protein MNFAPSLPGPPSFGLLLRQVRDGLMRHLDQAMAGLEPDLGFTHYIGMKALSYMAPCTANELAQAIDQNPSAVTRLLDRLQDLGWVRREAHAQDRRALQIVLTDEGRALWQQLKRRGDETIANALRDLSADEREQLTSLLIRVRDSLNSP, from the coding sequence ATGAACTTCGCTCCCTCCCTCCCGGGCCCGCCCTCGTTCGGCCTGCTGCTGCGCCAGGTGCGTGACGGCCTGATGCGCCATCTCGACCAGGCCATGGCCGGGCTGGAGCCGGATCTGGGCTTCACCCACTACATCGGGATGAAGGCGCTGTCCTACATGGCGCCGTGCACCGCCAACGAACTGGCCCAGGCCATCGACCAGAACCCCAGCGCGGTGACCCGCCTGCTGGACAGGCTGCAGGACCTGGGCTGGGTGCGTCGCGAGGCGCATGCGCAGGACCGCCGCGCCTTGCAGATCGTGCTCACCGACGAAGGCCGCGCGCTGTGGCAACAGCTCAAGCGCCGCGGCGACGAGACCATCGCCAACGCGCTGCGCGACCTCTCCGCCGACGAACGCGAGCAACTCACTTCGCTGTTGATCCGCGTCCGCGATTCCCTCAATTCGCCATGA
- a CDS encoding helix-turn-helix transcriptional regulator, producing the protein MHPDPAHSLGDFLRSRRARLDPASFGFAGRRRTPGLRREEVAQRANISPTWYTWLEQGRGGAPSAQVLERIAGALLLTDAEREHLFMVALGRRPELRYRAVAGVNPRLQRVLDALETSPAIVKTPTWDVVAWNRAAAVVLTDYAQLPIGERNILRFLFGNPAARAKQHDWGAVARFVVGAFRADVVRAGLASEAADLVTELCALSTEFEALWHDNEVLSHSEGGGVKRLKHPLLGAIALEYSAFAVDGRPDLGMIVYTPVDAGVAARIRALAFAHGTAQAERQDLPMV; encoded by the coding sequence ATGCATCCCGATCCGGCCCATTCCCTGGGCGACTTTCTGCGCAGCCGGCGCGCGCGGCTCGACCCCGCCAGCTTCGGCTTCGCCGGCCGCCGGCGCACGCCGGGCTTGCGCCGCGAGGAAGTCGCGCAGCGCGCCAACATCAGCCCGACCTGGTACACCTGGCTCGAACAGGGGCGCGGCGGCGCGCCGTCGGCGCAGGTACTGGAGCGGATCGCAGGCGCGCTGCTGCTGACCGACGCCGAACGCGAGCACCTGTTCATGGTCGCGCTGGGGCGGCGGCCGGAGCTGCGCTATCGCGCGGTGGCGGGCGTCAATCCGCGCCTGCAGCGCGTCCTCGATGCGCTGGAAACCAGCCCGGCCATCGTCAAGACGCCGACCTGGGACGTGGTGGCCTGGAACCGCGCGGCGGCGGTGGTGCTGACCGACTACGCACAGTTGCCCATCGGCGAGCGCAACATCCTGCGCTTCCTGTTCGGCAATCCCGCCGCGCGCGCCAAGCAGCACGACTGGGGGGCGGTGGCCCGCTTCGTGGTGGGCGCGTTTCGTGCCGACGTGGTCCGCGCGGGGCTCGCGTCGGAGGCGGCGGACCTGGTGACCGAACTGTGCGCACTCAGCACCGAGTTCGAGGCGCTATGGCACGACAACGAGGTGTTGAGTCACAGCGAGGGCGGTGGCGTGAAGCGTCTCAAGCATCCGCTGCTCGGCGCGATCGCGCTCGAGTACTCGGCCTTCGCCGTGGATGGGCGGCCGGATCTGGGCATGATCGTCTACACGCCCGTCGATGCCGGCGTGGCCGCGCGCATTCGCGCGCTCGCGTTCGCCCATGGCACGGCCCAGGCCGAGCGCCAGGACCTGCCGATGGTCTGA
- a CDS encoding helix-turn-helix domain-containing protein — protein sequence MDIEIEPTVSTLASSALASGSALDPRAMDWFERADGPPALAFMAHSPVSLRREVDWHRHVRGQLIYVEEGVLGTRTEHGQWSLPPGCAGWMPPQELHTVQVSGRVRSYLALIRPDVCADLPPRTCVIGMNGLFREVLRRMTQWGVPPALDAEQQRLCAVLLDEVRNAPVEHLHLPMPRDRRLLRIATQLLETPADDRTLAQWAHWAGLSPRSLSRHFRDETGFGFAGWRQQARLAEALRRLSDGASVADTAFRLGYSSPSAFVTAFRGRFGHPPARYLASAGGTRGLASPAASG from the coding sequence ATGGATATCGAAATCGAGCCAACCGTCTCCACCCTCGCCTCGTCCGCGCTCGCCTCCGGCAGCGCCCTGGACCCGCGCGCCATGGACTGGTTCGAACGCGCCGACGGCCCGCCCGCGCTGGCGTTCATGGCGCATTCGCCGGTGTCGCTGCGGCGCGAGGTGGACTGGCACCGCCACGTGCGCGGCCAGTTGATCTATGTCGAGGAAGGCGTGCTGGGCACCCGCACCGAGCATGGCCAGTGGTCGCTGCCGCCCGGCTGCGCGGGTTGGATGCCGCCGCAGGAGCTGCATACGGTGCAGGTGTCCGGGCGGGTGCGCAGCTACCTGGCGCTGATCCGCCCCGACGTCTGCGCCGACCTGCCGCCGCGGACCTGCGTGATCGGCATGAACGGCCTGTTCCGGGAGGTACTGCGGCGGATGACCCAATGGGGCGTGCCGCCGGCGCTGGATGCCGAGCAGCAGCGCCTGTGCGCGGTGCTGCTGGACGAGGTGCGCAACGCGCCGGTCGAGCATCTGCACCTGCCGATGCCGCGCGACCGACGCCTGCTGCGCATCGCCACCCAGTTGCTGGAGACCCCCGCCGACGACCGCACGCTGGCGCAATGGGCGCACTGGGCCGGGCTGTCGCCGCGCAGCCTGAGCCGGCATTTCCGCGACGAGACCGGCTTCGGCTTCGCCGGCTGGCGCCAGCAGGCGCGGCTGGCCGAGGCGCTGCGCCGGCTCAGCGACGGCGCCAGCGTCGCCGACACCGCCTTCCGGCTGGGCTACAGCAGCCCCAGCGCCTTCGTCACCGCTTTCCGCGGCCGCTTCGGCCATCCGCCCGCCCGCTACCTGGCCAGCGCCGGCGGCACGCGCGGCTTGGCATCGCCGGCCGCATCCGGATAA
- the parC gene encoding DNA topoisomerase IV subunit A, whose translation MTDLTRPAFHGFEQLPLREYAERAYLDYSMYVVLDRALPFLGDGLKPVQRRIIYAMSELGLNATAKPKKSARTVGDVIGKYHPHGDSACYEALVLMAQPFSYRYPLIEGQGNFGSTDDPKSFAAMRYTESKLTPIAEVLLGELGQGTVDWSPNFDGTLDEPTWMPARLPHLLLNGTTGIAVGMATDVPPHNLNEIVSALIRLLDDPDASVADLCEHVRGPDYPTTAEIITPAADLRTIYETGHGSVRARATYQKENANIVVTALPYQVSPSKVIEQIAQQMRAKKLPWLEDIRDESDHANPVRVVLVPRSNRVDAEQLMGHLFATTDLERSYRVNLNVIGLDGRPQVKNLKTLLEEWLRFRSDTVVRRLNHRLEKVERRLHLLEGLLVAFLNLDEVIRIIRSEDEPKPALIARFALSEEQADYILETRLRQLARLEEMKIRGEQDALAKEREQLQAVLASKTKLKKLIKDELVADAKKFGDARRSPLVQRGAAQAIDETELVPSEPMTVVMSEKGWIRAAKGHDVDPAALSYRDGDGLLAAVRARSTQQVAFLDSEGRAYSTLVHTLPSARGNGEPLTGRFSPAAGASFQAIASGENDSRLVLASSHGYGFVTRFENLTSRNKAGKAMLNLTPNAKVLPPAPVSGAGSDRIVAVTSAGHLLAFPVADLPELDKGKGNKIIDIPKAKLSTERVVAIAAVAPGNTLLVKSGQRTMSLSFKDLDAYLGARASRGGLLPRGWQKVDDLAVE comes from the coding sequence ATGACCGATCTCACCCGCCCCGCCTTCCATGGCTTCGAACAGCTGCCGCTGCGCGAGTACGCCGAACGCGCCTACCTCGACTACTCCATGTACGTGGTGCTGGACCGCGCCCTGCCCTTCCTCGGCGACGGGCTCAAGCCGGTGCAGCGGCGCATCATCTATGCGATGAGCGAGTTGGGCCTGAACGCGACGGCCAAGCCGAAGAAGTCCGCGCGCACCGTCGGCGACGTGATCGGCAAGTACCACCCGCATGGCGACAGCGCCTGCTACGAAGCCCTGGTGCTGATGGCGCAGCCGTTCTCCTACCGCTACCCGCTGATCGAGGGCCAGGGCAACTTCGGCTCCACCGACGACCCCAAGTCGTTCGCGGCGATGCGCTACACCGAGTCCAAGCTGACCCCGATCGCCGAAGTGCTGCTGGGCGAACTCGGCCAGGGCACGGTGGACTGGTCGCCGAACTTCGACGGCACCCTGGACGAGCCGACCTGGATGCCGGCGCGGCTGCCGCACCTGCTGCTCAACGGCACCACCGGCATCGCCGTGGGCATGGCCACCGACGTGCCGCCGCACAACCTCAACGAGATCGTCAGCGCGCTGATCCGCCTGCTCGACGACCCCGACGCCAGCGTCGCCGACCTGTGCGAGCACGTGCGCGGCCCGGACTACCCGACCACCGCCGAGATCATCACCCCGGCCGCCGACCTGCGCACCATTTACGAAACCGGCCATGGCAGCGTGCGCGCCCGCGCCACCTACCAGAAGGAAAACGCCAACATCGTGGTCACGGCGCTGCCCTACCAGGTGTCGCCGTCGAAGGTGATCGAGCAGATCGCGCAGCAGATGCGCGCCAAGAAGCTGCCGTGGCTGGAAGACATCCGCGACGAGTCCGACCATGCCAACCCGGTGCGGGTGGTGCTGGTGCCGCGCTCCAACCGGGTCGACGCCGAGCAGCTGATGGGCCACCTGTTCGCCACCACCGACCTGGAGCGCAGCTACCGGGTCAACCTCAACGTGATCGGCCTGGACGGCCGCCCGCAGGTCAAGAACCTCAAGACCCTGCTGGAGGAATGGCTGCGCTTCCGCAGCGACACCGTGGTGCGCCGCCTCAACCATCGGCTGGAGAAGGTCGAGCGCCGCCTGCACCTGTTGGAAGGCCTGCTGGTCGCGTTCCTCAACCTGGACGAAGTGATCCGCATCATCCGCAGCGAGGACGAGCCGAAGCCGGCGCTGATCGCGCGCTTCGCGCTCAGCGAGGAACAGGCCGACTACATCCTGGAAACCCGCCTGCGCCAGCTGGCGCGGCTGGAAGAAATGAAGATCCGCGGCGAGCAGGACGCGCTGGCCAAGGAACGCGAGCAGCTGCAGGCGGTGCTGGCCAGCAAGACCAAGCTGAAGAAGCTGATCAAGGACGAACTGGTGGCCGACGCCAAGAAGTTCGGCGATGCGCGGCGTTCGCCGCTGGTGCAGCGCGGCGCGGCCCAGGCCATCGACGAGACCGAGCTGGTGCCGAGCGAGCCGATGACCGTGGTGATGTCGGAGAAGGGCTGGATCCGCGCGGCCAAGGGCCACGACGTGGACCCGGCGGCGCTGTCCTACCGCGACGGCGACGGCCTGCTGGCGGCGGTGCGCGCGCGCAGCACGCAACAGGTGGCATTCCTGGATTCGGAAGGCCGCGCCTATTCGACCCTGGTGCATACCCTGCCCTCGGCGCGCGGCAACGGCGAGCCGCTGACCGGGCGCTTCTCGCCCGCGGCCGGCGCGTCGTTCCAGGCCATCGCCAGCGGCGAGAACGACAGCCGCCTGGTGCTGGCGTCCTCGCACGGCTACGGCTTCGTCACCCGCTTCGAGAACCTGACCAGCCGCAACAAGGCCGGCAAGGCCATGCTCAACCTGACCCCGAACGCCAAGGTGCTGCCGCCGGCACCGGTGAGCGGCGCCGGCAGCGACCGCATCGTCGCGGTCACCAGCGCCGGCCACCTGCTGGCGTTCCCGGTCGCCGACCTGCCCGAGCTGGACAAGGGCAAGGGCAACAAGATCATCGACATCCCCAAGGCCAAGCTCAGCACCGAGCGGGTGGTGGCGATCGCCGCGGTGGCGCCGGGCAACACGCTGCTGGTGAAGAGCGGCCAGCGCACCATGTCGCTGTCGTTCAAGGACCTGGACGCCTACCTCGGCGCCCGCGCCAGCCGCGGCGGGCTGCTGCCGCGCGGCTGGCAGAAGGTCGACGATCTGGCGGTGGAGTGA
- a CDS encoding efflux transporter outer membrane subunit — MNPLMNLSASSHRLRPFAVAALTLALAACASSRGLEPQGRRLDADQQLQAGKTLAAAHLAPAAWPRQDWWTALGDPQLDALIAEALQGTPSLEAADARLRLAQAQAGAANADRGAKLSLSAGYTGLQLPKGLAGDEIGGKYIHNEQALLDFSYGFDLWGGKRAAWEAAVDQAHAAQVDAQAARLDLSAAVANAYAQLGYAWRLYDLAGEELARADTSLKLVRQRVGAGIDSNLQLRQAEARVPAARQQQQAAQQQIDEARTALAALLGRGPDRGLQIERPRPLDPMAVQLPSVLPSDLLGRRPDVVAARWRVEASSQSIGAAKAQFYPSINLTLLGGVAAKNPGDLFKGDAVLGYLAPSLSLPLFDSGRLRSQLAERDAQYDLAVANYNQALVTALREVADQVSAARSLQQQAQQQAQAVDTARAAFDLAQQRYRAGIGNYLDVLSVQQQLLEAQQRLASLQSNQILVSVRLNQALGGGYEATSAADAPSTPSASTHS, encoded by the coding sequence ATGAACCCGCTTATGAACCTCTCCGCATCGTCCCATCGCCTGCGCCCGTTCGCGGTCGCGGCCCTCACCCTGGCGCTGGCCGCCTGCGCCAGCAGCCGCGGCCTGGAACCGCAAGGCCGCCGGCTCGACGCCGATCAGCAGTTGCAGGCCGGCAAGACCCTGGCCGCCGCGCATCTGGCGCCGGCCGCCTGGCCGCGGCAGGACTGGTGGACGGCGCTGGGCGACCCGCAACTGGACGCGCTGATTGCCGAAGCGCTGCAGGGCACGCCGAGCCTGGAGGCGGCCGACGCGCGGCTGCGCCTGGCGCAGGCCCAGGCCGGCGCGGCCAACGCCGACCGCGGCGCCAAACTGTCGCTGTCCGCCGGCTATACCGGCCTGCAACTGCCCAAGGGACTGGCCGGCGACGAGATCGGCGGCAAGTACATCCACAACGAGCAGGCGCTGCTGGATTTCAGCTACGGCTTCGACCTGTGGGGCGGCAAGCGCGCCGCCTGGGAAGCGGCGGTGGACCAGGCGCATGCGGCGCAGGTCGATGCGCAGGCCGCGCGGCTGGACCTGTCGGCGGCGGTGGCCAATGCCTACGCGCAGCTCGGTTACGCCTGGCGGCTGTACGACCTGGCCGGCGAGGAGCTGGCGCGCGCCGACACCAGCCTGAAGCTGGTGCGGCAGCGCGTCGGCGCCGGCATCGACAGCAACCTGCAACTGCGCCAGGCCGAGGCGCGGGTACCGGCGGCGCGTCAGCAGCAGCAGGCCGCGCAGCAACAGATCGACGAGGCGCGCACCGCGCTGGCGGCGCTGCTCGGGCGCGGCCCGGATCGTGGCCTGCAGATCGAGCGGCCGCGGCCGCTGGATCCGATGGCGGTGCAGTTGCCGTCGGTGCTGCCCAGCGACCTGCTCGGGCGCCGTCCCGACGTGGTCGCGGCGCGCTGGCGGGTCGAGGCGTCCTCGCAGAGCATCGGCGCGGCCAAGGCGCAGTTCTATCCCAGCATCAATCTCACCCTGCTCGGCGGCGTCGCCGCGAAGAACCCCGGCGACCTGTTCAAGGGCGACGCGGTGCTCGGCTACCTGGCGCCGAGCCTGAGCCTGCCGCTGTTCGACAGCGGCCGCCTGCGCAGCCAACTGGCCGAGCGCGACGCGCAGTACGACCTGGCCGTGGCCAACTACAACCAGGCGCTGGTGACGGCGTTGCGCGAGGTCGCCGACCAGGTCAGCGCCGCGCGTTCGCTGCAACAGCAGGCGCAGCAGCAAGCGCAGGCGGTGGACACCGCGCGCGCCGCCTTCGACCTGGCGCAGCAGCGCTACCGCGCCGGCATCGGCAACTACCTCGACGTGCTGAGCGTGCAGCAGCAGCTGCTGGAGGCGCAGCAGCGCCTGGCCTCGCTGCAGTCCAACCAGATCCTGGTGTCGGTGCGCCTGAACCAGGCGCTGGGCGGTGGCTACGAAGCCACCTCCGCGGCCGACGCGCCGTCGACCCCTTCCGCTTCCACGCATTCCTGA